One window of Micromonas commoda chromosome 1, complete sequence genomic DNA carries:
- a CDS encoding predicted protein, with protein MGHGDGPRKGQSGKSTHVHGGKHVNRGGAFKAHRNVKRAVRDVDAENALRSRACAGVCRRCVQKVQWRFQFGKYKARAPSNKGNCGECKLKTVAFAYRSLCDKCAKERRLCPGCVKPPELARLADGDGAPSDGEGDGDGSSDEDLDGVVITHLSDDDDAGAEA; from the exons ATgggccacggcgacggccccCGCAAGGGCCAGAGCGGCAAGAGCACGCACGTCCACGGCGGTAAGCACGTgaaccgcgggggcgcgttcAAGGCGCACCGCAACGTGaagcgcgcggtgcgagacgtcgacgcggagaacgcgcttcggtcccgcgcgtgcgccggcgTTTGTCGCCGGTGCGTGCAAAAG GTCCAGTGGAGGTTTCAGTTTGGCAAGTAcaaggcgagggcgcccAGCAACAAGGGCAACTGCGGGGAGTGCAAGCTCAAGACGGTGGCGTTCGCGTAccg GTCGCTGTGCGATAAGTGCGCCAAGGAGCGGCGGCTGTGCCCGGGGTGCGTCAAGCccccggagctcgcgcggctcgcggacggcgacggcgcgccgagcgacggcgagggtgacggggacgggtccagcgacgaggacctcgacggcgtggtcATCACGCAcctcagcgacgacgacgacgccggggcggaggcgTAG
- a CDS encoding predicted protein, which yields MPKGDGAVRRAAAREQREEEIEERKFKKAEEKKLIFGVNPLHLFFLLLFTLPTILGVVDYFFPFSKVPGGGYGSLDPAQAEWRMRLRAFYSEHNPGKMDEIPNLLRKYKGKERLLWRKLNKKYAPKDDD from the coding sequence ATGCCaaagggcgacggcgccgtccgccgcgccgccgcgcgcgagcagcgcgaggaggagatcgaggagcGCAAATTCaagaaggctgaggagaaGAAACTCATCTTCGGGGTCAACCCCCTGCACCTCTTCTTCCTCCTGCTCTTCACCCTGCCCACGATCCTGGGCGTCGTGGACTACTTCTTTCCCTTTTCCAAggtgcccggcggcgggtacggGAGCCTGGAcccggcgcaggcggagtGGCGAATGCGCCTGCGCGCATTCTACTCGGAGCACAACCCGGGAAAGATGGATGAGATTCCAAACCTGCTGCGCAAGTACAAGGGTAAGGAGCGGTTGCTGTGGCGCAAGCTGAACAAGAAGTACGCCCCCAAGGATGACGATTAG
- a CDS encoding predicted protein, with protein MRVPTDGWLLRDFLHQALYNRDDGYFANASSPPVGAMSRPIPFQALLGQEDYARTLARRYDALASQWLTPVEIFKPHYARAVARHILRAHKAELDAPLDDDERRRRRVGKTPPLRIYELGGGTGTCAAGILAHIRDDDPTVFASTEYVGVEISPALAKMQRETVRRELGDDVHIRRDALDAGRWGPVDDDACFVVALEVLDNLPHDRVMLLRDDTRTTMTRVFARRRGDDNAVDGFEQREEPLRDPLISRALEAIGDEDESFSFGFTVKAMADRWIRGARDWNARFVPTGALALLETLHERRPRHRLIAADFDSLPNVRVPGINAPLVATQSPGGRTKDLPTYLQRVGACDVFFPTNFDHLARLDAFARSRTGGTKRLENGSSRRPRPSAEVVTTREFMRRHADLGATATGSGYNPLTQDFANTKFFLS; from the exons ATGCGAGTGCCCACCGACGGGTGGCTGCTGCGAGATTTCCTTCACCAGGCGCTCTAcaaccgcgacgacgggtacTTCGCCAACGCATCGTCCCCTCCCGTCGGGGCCATGTCGCGGCCCATCCCGTTCCAAGCGCTGCTCGGCCAGGAGGATTACGCGCGAACGCTGGCGCGTCGgtacgacgcgctcgcgtcgcagtgGCTCACGCCGGTGGAGATCTTCAAGCCGCActacgcgcgcgcggtggcgaggcaCATCCTCCGAGCGCACAAAGCAGAGTTGGATgcgccgctcgacgacgacgaacgacgacgacggcgggtcgggaagacgccgccgctgaggaTATACGAGCTCGGGGGCGGGACagggacgtgcgcggcgggcaTACTGGCGCACatacgcgacgacgacccgacgGTGTTCGCATCCACCGAGTACGTCGGGGTGGAGATATccccggcgctggcgaagaTGCAGCGCGAGACGGTTCGACGCGAGCTGGGAGACGACGTGCACATC CGGAgggacgcgctggacgccggGCGGTGGGgacccgtcgacgacgacgcgtgcttcgtcgtcgcgctcgaggtgctCGACAACCTTCCACACGACCGGGTGATGCTCCTTCGCGACGATACGAGAACGACGATG ACGAGGGTgttcgcgcgacgacgcggggatgATAACGCGGTTGACGGGTTCGAGCAACGCGAGGAGCCGCTGCGGGATCCGCTCATCTCTCGCGCTCTCGAGGCCATTGGTGACGAAGACGAAAGTTTTTCATTCGGTTTCACCGTCAAGGCGATGGCGGATCGGTGGatccgaggcgcgcgcgattgGAACGCGCGGTTCGTGCCCACCGGTGCCCTGGCGCTGCTCGAGACGCTGCACGAGAGACGGCCGCGGCACaggctcatcgccgcggactttGATTCGCTTCCGAACGTTCGCGTACCG GGAATCaacgcgccgctcgtcgcgacgcaaTCCCCAGGCGGCCGTACGAAGGATCTTCCAACGTACCttcagcgcgtcggcgcgtgcgacgtgTTCTTTCCGACAAACTTTGACCACCTGGCTCGCCTTGACGCGTTCGCGAGGTCACGAACGGGCGGGACGAAACGGCTCGAAAAcggctcgtcgcgtcgtccgaggccTTCGGCGGAGGTGGTCACCACGCGCGAGTTCATGCGCAGGCAcgcggacctcggcgcgacggccaCCGGCAGCGGCTACAACCCCCTGACGCAAGACTTTGCGAACACCAAATTTTTCCTCAGCTGA